DNA from Ananas comosus cultivar F153 unplaced genomic scaffold, ASM154086v1, whole genome shotgun sequence:
TCGATCTTCGCCATATCAAGCCCCAGATCGATCGCGATCGATCGAACCTTTCGTGGTCCCATCGCGTcagccctaaccctaaccctaatccggAGATCCGGGGGagagcggaggcggcggcgcagcTGGACGACGAGCAGCTGGCGGAGCTCCGGGAGATATTCCGGTCGTTCGATCGCAACAACGACGGGAGCTTGACGCAGCTGGAGCTGGGGTCCCTCCTCCGATCGCTGGGGCTGAAGCCGAGCGCGGACCAGCTCGAGGGCCTGATCCAGCGCGCGGACACGAACTCGAACGGGCTCGTGGAGTTCTCGGAGTTCGTGGCCCTCGTCGCGCCCGAGCTCGTCCCCGCGCGCTCGCCCTACACGGAGGAGCAGCTGCGGCGCCTCTTCCGCATGTTCGACCGCGAC
Protein-coding regions in this window:
- the LOC109705518 gene encoding probable calcium-binding protein CML18 (The sequence of the model RefSeq protein was modified relative to this genomic sequence to represent the inferred CDS: added 160 bases not found in genome assembly) codes for the protein ISRSRVVADAERFRAKENGEGAILPSSRPRPTLLTLLTLTLILAPRSDPSGARSPPDPPLEGALSIGSFVDLRHIKPQIDRDRSNLSWSHRVSPNPNPNPEIRGRAEAAAQLDDEQLAELREIFRSFDRNNDGSLTQLELGSLLRSLGLKPSADQLEGLIQRADTNSNGLVEFSEFVALVAPELVPARSPYTEEQLRRLFRMFDRDGNGYITAAELAHSMARLGHALTAKELTGMIKEADTDGDGRISFHEFSQAITSAAFDNSWS